The following are from one region of the Stanieria sp. NIES-3757 genome:
- a CDS encoding dihydroxy-acid dehydratase codes for MPDNRRSQVVTKGEQRSPNRAMLRAVGFGDDDFTKPIVGLANGYSTITPCNMGINSLAQRAEQALFQAGAMPQMFGTITISDGISMGTEGMKYSLVSRDVIADSIETACNGQSMDGVLAIGGCDKNMPGAMIAIARMNIPGIFVYGGTIKPGKYNGQDLTVVSAFEAVGQYSAGKIDQEELMAIERNACPGAGSCGGMFTANTMSSAFEVMGMSLPYSSTMAAEDAEKADSTEKSAFVLVEAIRKQILPSQILTRQAFENAISVIMAVGGSTNAVLHLLAIANTIGVPLTLDDFETIRKRVPVICDLKPSGKYVTVDLHHAGGIPQVMKMLLVHGLLHGDALTITGQTIAEVLADVPDTPPANQDVIRSWDNPVYKEGHLAVLKGNLATEGSVAKISGVKNPQITGPARVFESEEECLDAILAGKINPGDIIVVRYEGPRGGPGMREMLAPTSAIIGAGLGDCVGLITDGRFSGGTYGMVVGHVAPEAAVGGTIALVEEGDSITIDAHHKLLQLNVAEEELLKRKAAWQPPQPRYTRGVLAKYAKLVSSSSLGAVTDHNIL; via the coding sequence ATGCCTGATAATCGTAGAAGCCAAGTCGTTACTAAAGGTGAACAGCGATCGCCCAACCGAGCCATGTTACGGGCTGTCGGTTTTGGAGATGATGACTTTACTAAACCTATTGTCGGACTTGCCAACGGCTACAGTACTATTACCCCTTGTAATATGGGGATTAATTCCTTAGCACAGCGAGCCGAACAAGCTTTATTTCAAGCTGGTGCAATGCCTCAGATGTTCGGAACTATTACCATCAGTGACGGTATCTCGATGGGAACAGAAGGAATGAAATATTCCTTGGTATCCCGTGATGTAATTGCTGACTCAATCGAAACTGCTTGTAATGGACAAAGCATGGATGGAGTGTTAGCAATTGGTGGTTGCGATAAAAATATGCCTGGAGCGATGATTGCGATCGCGAGAATGAATATTCCTGGTATCTTTGTTTATGGCGGTACGATTAAGCCAGGTAAATATAATGGACAGGATTTAACTGTTGTTAGTGCGTTTGAAGCGGTAGGTCAGTACAGTGCAGGTAAGATAGATCAAGAAGAACTAATGGCGATCGAACGTAATGCTTGTCCTGGGGCTGGTTCTTGTGGTGGGATGTTTACGGCTAACACCATGTCTTCCGCTTTTGAAGTGATGGGGATGAGTTTACCCTATTCTTCAACTATGGCAGCCGAAGATGCAGAAAAAGCTGATAGTACTGAAAAATCTGCTTTTGTTCTGGTTGAAGCGATCCGCAAACAAATTCTTCCCAGCCAAATTTTAACCCGCCAAGCCTTTGAAAATGCTATTTCAGTAATTATGGCGGTAGGTGGTTCGACTAATGCCGTGTTACATTTACTAGCGATCGCAAATACGATTGGTGTTCCTCTTACTCTTGATGATTTTGAAACAATTCGCAAGCGTGTACCTGTAATCTGCGACCTTAAACCTTCTGGCAAATACGTTACCGTTGATTTACATCATGCTGGTGGTATTCCTCAAGTCATGAAGATGTTATTAGTTCATGGCTTATTACACGGGGACGCACTAACAATTACAGGACAAACTATTGCCGAAGTTTTAGCAGATGTTCCCGATACACCTCCAGCTAATCAAGATGTAATTCGTTCTTGGGACAATCCTGTCTATAAAGAAGGACATTTAGCCGTATTAAAAGGAAACTTGGCGACAGAAGGGTCTGTAGCGAAAATTAGTGGTGTCAAAAATCCTCAGATTACAGGTCCTGCCAGAGTCTTTGAATCGGAAGAAGAATGTTTAGATGCGATTCTGGCTGGCAAAATTAACCCAGGAGATATCATTGTTGTCCGCTACGAAGGACCTAGAGGCGGCCCTGGTATGCGAGAAATGCTTGCCCCAACTTCAGCAATTATTGGTGCTGGGTTAGGTGATTGTGTTGGCTTAATTACCGATGGACGTTTCTCTGGTGGTACTTATGGCATGGTAGTCGGTCACGTTGCCCCTGAAGCAGCCGTAGGTGGTACGATTGCTTTAGTTGAAGAGGGAGATAGTATTACTATTGATGCTCATCACAAACTTCTACAACTTAATGTTGCTGAGGAAGAATTACTCAAACGTAAAGCAGCTTGGCAGCCTCCTCAACCTCGCTATACCAGAGGTGTGCTAGCAAAATATGCAAAATTAGTTTCTTCTAGTAGTTTAGGTGCAGTAACAGATCATAATATTTTGTAA
- a CDS encoding TPR repeat-containing protein — MKSTHLISQSSAIALLSTICCIYPKAVTAQIDIPQMSAETCAVLSGKQKPDSRTLQYLLLLEEDFADPNPVAIALYKQVIQQCPQAYLDYQQRKRASNPFANNPIVNTDSTPLSNLTNTEPNNTNTSQTNEQQEMAKYDEAIRLNPNEAKAYLARGTAYYDRKYYQEAISDYTEAIRLEPNNPLGYANRALAEQFLGNKQEAIADYQIAAKLFKAQGDQDNYQRVLKFLQELQGNSN; from the coding sequence ATGAAATCTACACACCTAATTTCTCAATCTAGTGCGATCGCTTTATTGAGTACGATTTGCTGTATTTATCCAAAAGCAGTGACTGCTCAAATCGATATTCCTCAAATGTCTGCTGAAACTTGTGCGGTACTCTCAGGTAAACAAAAACCCGATAGTCGCACACTTCAGTATCTATTATTGCTCGAAGAAGATTTTGCTGATCCCAATCCCGTGGCAATCGCTCTTTATAAACAAGTCATTCAGCAATGTCCTCAAGCCTACCTAGATTATCAACAACGCAAGCGAGCAAGTAATCCTTTTGCAAACAATCCAATCGTAAATACTGATTCCACTCCCTTATCAAATTTAACAAATACCGAGCCTAATAATACCAATACATCTCAGACCAACGAGCAACAGGAGATGGCAAAATATGATGAAGCGATCCGTCTTAATCCTAATGAGGCTAAAGCTTATTTAGCAAGAGGTACGGCTTATTATGACCGCAAATACTATCAAGAAGCGATCTCAGATTATACAGAAGCAATTCGTCTAGAACCTAACAATCCCCTAGGTTATGCTAATCGAGCTTTGGCTGAACAATTTTTGGGAAATAAACAAGAAGCGATCGCGGATTATCAAATTGCAGCTAAATTATTTAAGGCTCAAGGCGATCAAGATAATTATCAAAGAGTTTTAAAGTTTTTGCAAGAACTTCAAGGAAATAGTAATTAA
- a CDS encoding hypothetical protein (conserved hypothetical protein), whose protein sequence is MIATAQSVKVLAATRSLLPNICGWEAEIEQVVNHNEPIFLSQTNLNLDRIKAGFACALHMHQPTIPAGANGELISNLQYMFEHQGEGDNHNASVFAWCYSRMGDWIPELVNHGCNPRIMLDYSGNLLWGLQQMGRNDVLDNLKKIACDPQYQPYVEFLGTMWSHAVVPSTPIPDIKLQIQAWQHYFAAVFGFDALKRVKGFSPPEMHLPNNPDTLFEYIKALKECGYRWLMVQEHSVERLDGSGLWHDDKYVPNRLIARNSHGETISITALIKTQGSDTKLVAQMQPYHEAKGRGKQQLGNQTVPACVTQIADGENGGVMMNEYARDFQPVWHQIKDSNSDVVGFNGTEYIELLEAAGVKKEDYPTCQAVGQHKIWQRVNPNQATPEAVTQAIQKLNETDHQFHMDGASWTNDLSWVRGYENVLEPMNQLSAMFHQKYDALVTEDPSITQTPEYLEALLYVMLLETSCFRYWGQGTWTDYARELYRRGEALLK, encoded by the coding sequence ATGATTGCAACAGCACAGTCTGTCAAAGTCTTAGCAGCAACGCGATCGCTCTTGCCTAATATCTGTGGTTGGGAAGCAGAAATCGAACAGGTAGTAAATCACAACGAACCTATTTTTTTATCCCAGACAAATTTAAACTTGGATCGAATAAAAGCTGGTTTTGCCTGCGCTCTTCATATGCACCAACCCACTATTCCAGCAGGGGCAAATGGAGAATTAATTAGTAATCTCCAATATATGTTTGAACATCAAGGAGAAGGTGATAATCACAACGCTAGTGTCTTTGCTTGGTGTTACAGTCGCATGGGAGATTGGATTCCCGAATTGGTTAATCATGGTTGCAATCCTCGGATTATGCTGGACTATTCTGGTAATCTTCTTTGGGGTTTACAACAAATGGGACGTAATGATGTTCTTGACAACCTCAAAAAAATTGCTTGCGACCCACAATATCAACCCTATGTTGAATTTTTAGGAACTATGTGGAGTCATGCTGTAGTTCCCTCAACTCCTATTCCTGACATTAAACTTCAAATTCAAGCTTGGCAACATTATTTTGCTGCGGTGTTTGGTTTTGATGCCCTGAAACGGGTAAAAGGCTTTTCTCCTCCAGAAATGCACCTTCCTAACAACCCTGATACTCTGTTTGAATACATCAAAGCCCTTAAAGAATGTGGTTATCGCTGGTTAATGGTACAGGAACATTCGGTAGAAAGATTAGATGGTTCGGGATTATGGCACGATGATAAGTATGTTCCTAATCGTTTAATTGCTCGTAATTCTCACGGGGAAACTATTAGTATCACTGCTTTAATTAAAACCCAAGGTTCAGACACTAAATTAGTCGCCCAAATGCAACCTTACCACGAAGCTAAAGGTAGAGGTAAACAGCAACTGGGTAATCAGACTGTTCCTGCTTGCGTTACCCAAATTGCTGACGGCGAAAATGGTGGTGTAATGATGAATGAATATGCCCGTGATTTTCAACCTGTTTGGCATCAAATTAAAGATAGTAATAGTGATGTGGTTGGTTTTAATGGTACAGAATACATTGAATTACTAGAAGCAGCAGGCGTAAAAAAAGAAGACTATCCTACCTGTCAAGCTGTCGGACAACATAAAATTTGGCAAAGAGTAAATCCTAATCAAGCTACCCCAGAAGCAGTAACTCAAGCAATTCAAAAGTTAAACGAAACCGATCATCAATTTCACATGGATGGGGCATCTTGGACAAACGATCTCAGTTGGGTAAGAGGTTACGAAAATGTCCTCGAACCAATGAATCAACTTAGTGCCATGTTTCATCAAAAATACGATGCTTTGGTTACTGAAGATCCTTCTATTACTCAAACCCCTGAATATTTGGAAGCTTTGTTGTATGTAATGCTACTGGAAACTAGTTGTTTCCGTTATTGGGGACAGGGAACTTGGACAGATTATGCCAGAGAGTTATATCGACGTGGAGAAGCATTATTGAAATAA
- a CDS encoding serine/threonine kinase — translation MTDQILSDATGNRFADRYLIQKQLGKRGGRETLLAKDIQTEELVIIKLLQFGLDFQWEQLKLFEREAQTLQNINHSAIPKYLDYFEINLPEYQGFALVQTYIQAQSLAEQLNKGRTFTEAEIKQLAEQILKILIYLHSQNPPITHRDIKPSNILLTNRSGNHVGDVYLIDFGSVQNVAAKQEGTITIVGTYGYMPPEQFGDRCVTASDLYSLGATLINLVTRIEPADLPQQEGRIQFERVVNLSIQLKAWLKRMIEPSLDKRFSSAQVALDNLINLSQSESNDLNVVELSDRQKFYVHKSVNKLEIIIEPKTTNLSLLDFTIIIIVFLVFVVLEPGALAALIIFMGIICISSVYYIQDNLLPLFVKKKLIIEKQKIALTYQVFKFKYDIIPPTSNSFIYKLDKLETDRFENIVLNKIIIWAGRNKNELKKYEIKGLNEAESNLLSKELSDWLQLPIEQRSPLLRV, via the coding sequence ATGACAGACCAAATCTTAAGCGATGCCACAGGCAACCGCTTCGCGGATCGCTATCTAATTCAAAAACAATTAGGCAAGCGAGGTGGACGAGAAACTCTTTTAGCTAAAGACATACAAACTGAAGAATTAGTAATAATTAAACTTCTTCAATTCGGTTTAGACTTCCAATGGGAACAACTTAAATTATTTGAAAGAGAAGCTCAAACTCTCCAAAATATTAATCATTCTGCCATACCTAAATATCTAGATTACTTTGAAATAAATTTACCAGAATATCAAGGATTTGCTTTAGTTCAAACTTATATTCAAGCTCAATCTTTAGCAGAACAACTTAATAAAGGTAGAACTTTTACTGAAGCAGAAATTAAACAATTAGCTGAACAAATTCTCAAAATTCTTATTTATTTACACTCACAAAACCCTCCCATAACTCATCGAGATATTAAACCCAGTAATATCTTATTAACAAATCGCTCTGGTAATCATGTTGGAGATGTTTATTTAATTGATTTTGGTTCGGTACAAAATGTAGCAGCTAAACAAGAAGGAACAATTACAATTGTGGGAACTTATGGTTATATGCCTCCCGAACAATTTGGCGATCGCTGTGTGACTGCTTCAGATCTTTATAGTTTGGGAGCAACTTTAATTAATTTAGTTACCAGAATTGAACCTGCTGATTTACCTCAACAAGAGGGAAGAATTCAATTTGAAAGGGTTGTTAATCTCAGTATTCAATTAAAAGCTTGGTTAAAAAGAATGATTGAACCAAGTTTAGATAAACGTTTTAGTTCTGCTCAAGTTGCTTTAGATAATTTAATTAATTTATCTCAATCCGAATCAAACGATTTAAATGTTGTTGAATTAAGTGATAGACAAAAATTTTATGTGCATAAAAGTGTAAATAAATTAGAAATAATTATTGAGCCAAAAACAACAAATTTATCATTATTAGATTTTACAATTATAATTATAGTATTTTTAGTTTTCGTTGTATTAGAGCCAGGTGCATTAGCAGCTTTAATAATATTTATGGGAATTATATGTATTTCATCTGTATATTATATACAAGACAATCTTTTACCTTTATTTGTTAAAAAAAAGTTAATTATTGAAAAACAAAAAATTGCTTTAACTTATCAAGTATTTAAATTTAAATACGATATTATTCCACCTACCTCTAATTCATTTATATATAAACTAGATAAATTAGAAACAGATAGATTTGAAAATATTGTCTTGAATAAGATTATTATTTGGGCTGGCAGAAATAAAAATGAACTAAAAAAATATGAAATCAAAGGCTTAAATGAAGCTGAATCAAATTTGTTGTCTAAAGAATTAAGTGATTGGTTACAACTACCAATTGAGCAGAGATCGCCTTTGCTGAGAGTTTGA
- a CDS encoding OsmC family protein, translated as MTVTTQQITLNGVDVNYIAQTIEAIEQDPSIAEFKFRAKNHWIDGGHNRATIDGYYGAKQEHQRSEPFVMDADEPPILAGKDLGANPVEYLLRALAGCLMTTMVYHAAVRGIKIEELEMELEGDLDLRGFLGLSNEVRKGYENIRVNFRVKTDEPNLDRLKALSKLSPVYDVTANGTNIDISVERK; from the coding sequence ATGACTGTAACTACTCAGCAAATCACTCTTAATGGCGTAGATGTTAACTATATCGCACAAACTATAGAAGCAATTGAGCAAGATCCGAGCATTGCCGAATTTAAATTCCGAGCTAAAAACCATTGGATTGATGGAGGACACAATCGAGCAACTATCGACGGTTATTATGGTGCCAAGCAGGAGCATCAACGCTCTGAACCATTTGTGATGGATGCCGATGAACCACCCATTTTGGCTGGTAAAGATCTGGGTGCAAATCCTGTAGAGTATCTATTGCGGGCGTTAGCAGGCTGTTTGATGACAACAATGGTTTATCATGCTGCTGTTCGGGGAATAAAAATCGAAGAATTAGAAATGGAGCTAGAAGGGGATTTAGATTTACGAGGTTTTTTAGGATTATCTAATGAGGTTCGCAAAGGATATGAAAACATTCGTGTCAACTTTCGAGTCAAAACGGACGAGCCAAATCTAGATCGCTTAAAAGCACTCAGCAAGCTTTCCCCAGTTTACGATGTGACTGCCAATGGAACCAATATTGATATCAGTGTCGAACGAAAATAA
- a CDS encoding GTP-binding protein HSR1-related: MSSPPIQWYPGHIAKAEKQLQEQLKRVDVVLEVLDARIPVASHHPQVADWIGEKPRILVLNRVDMIPAEVKQEWITWFKERREKPYWTNAKAGTGIKAVKYAAQDAGAAMNQRRCDRGMRPRPVRAVVIGFPNVGKSALINRLVGRKAVASARKAGVTRQLQWVRISDEIELLDAPGVIPWRLENQHDAIKLAICDDIGEAAYDNQRVAAVFVDLLVELGFAEVLQSRYHLDPLAITGESFIQDLADKVYQGDKERVARLLLHDFRTGAMGQIPLEVSNEF; this comes from the coding sequence ATGTCTTCTCCTCCAATTCAATGGTATCCAGGTCATATTGCTAAAGCTGAAAAACAACTCCAAGAACAACTCAAACGAGTTGATGTAGTGTTAGAAGTTTTGGATGCAAGGATTCCCGTTGCTTCCCATCATCCCCAAGTAGCTGATTGGATTGGGGAGAAACCAAGAATATTAGTCTTAAATCGGGTTGATATGATTCCTGCCGAAGTAAAACAGGAATGGATAACCTGGTTTAAAGAACGAAGAGAAAAACCTTATTGGACAAATGCTAAAGCAGGAACTGGAATTAAAGCAGTTAAATATGCGGCTCAAGATGCAGGGGCTGCCATGAATCAACGCCGATGCGATCGCGGTATGCGTCCTCGTCCTGTACGGGCGGTAGTAATTGGTTTTCCCAATGTGGGTAAATCTGCCTTGATTAATCGTTTAGTAGGGCGTAAGGCAGTTGCTAGTGCGCGTAAAGCAGGAGTAACTCGTCAGTTGCAATGGGTGAGAATTTCCGATGAAATTGAGTTATTGGATGCCCCTGGAGTGATTCCTTGGCGATTGGAAAATCAACATGATGCAATTAAGTTAGCTATTTGTGATGATATTGGTGAAGCTGCCTATGATAATCAACGAGTAGCTGCGGTTTTTGTCGATTTATTGGTAGAATTGGGTTTTGCTGAAGTCTTACAATCTCGTTATCATCTCGATCCTCTGGCAATTACAGGAGAAAGTTTTATCCAAGATTTGGCAGATAAAGTTTATCAAGGAGATAAAGAAAGAGTAGCTCGTCTTTTACTTCATGATTTTCGCACAGGGGCGATGGGGCAAATACCCTTGGAAGTATCAAATGAGTTTTAA
- a CDS encoding MIP family channel protein, translating to MKKYVAEFMGTFWLVLGGCGSAVLAAVFTSDKAVIGKDIYFPLGISFVGVALAFGLSVLTMAYAIGHISGCHLNPAVSFGLWAGKRFSGRELLPYIVAQVLGGILGGAIIWLIASGNPEFSLAGSNFMAANGYGAHSPGGYSLLSCLITEIVMTFMFLMIILGATDRRAPAGFAPVAIGLALTLIHLISIPVTKTSVNPARSTGVALFAGTEFIAQLWLFWFAPILGALLAGWCYHTVFAEPRAEQDAADAMSDREFEQIS from the coding sequence ATGAAAAAGTATGTTGCAGAATTTATGGGAACTTTTTGGCTAGTTCTCGGTGGTTGTGGCAGTGCTGTACTTGCTGCGGTATTTACTTCTGACAAAGCTGTCATCGGAAAAGATATATATTTCCCTTTAGGTATTAGCTTTGTAGGGGTAGCTTTAGCATTTGGTTTAAGTGTATTGACAATGGCTTATGCGATCGGTCATATTTCTGGTTGTCACCTCAATCCTGCTGTTTCCTTTGGTTTATGGGCTGGTAAACGTTTTTCTGGTAGAGAATTACTTCCTTACATTGTGGCTCAAGTGCTTGGCGGTATTCTTGGAGGAGCTATTATTTGGTTGATTGCTAGTGGCAATCCTGAATTTAGTTTAGCTGGCTCAAATTTCATGGCAGCGAATGGTTATGGAGCGCACTCTCCTGGCGGTTATTCTTTATTAAGTTGCTTAATCACTGAAATAGTCATGACTTTTATGTTTTTAATGATTATTTTAGGTGCAACAGACCGCCGTGCGCCTGCTGGCTTTGCACCCGTTGCCATTGGTTTAGCATTGACTCTGATTCATTTAATTAGTATTCCAGTAACCAAAACCTCAGTCAATCCCGCTCGGAGCACCGGAGTTGCTTTGTTTGCTGGTACAGAATTCATTGCTCAGTTGTGGCTGTTTTGGTTTGCACCTATTCTCGGCGCACTTTTAGCAGGATGGTGTTACCACACTGTTTTTGCGGAACCTAGAGCCGAGCAAGATGCAGCAGATGCGATGAGCGATCGCGAATTTGAACAAATCTCCTAG
- a CDS encoding transcriptional regulator, TetR family produces the protein MVKKRKNTREQILVNTEALLLERGFTGTSIDEILAATGITKGAFFYHFKSKAELARALVERYAAQDYQLFEKFSKRADELSDDPLQSMLIFLKLFEEFIEALNEPPAGCVFASYIYESQQFDQEIKEFIAESFKKWGAIYEHRIERIMKKYTPKVEVNPTEMSETIMCIIEGGFILSKSLQDVELLARTTRQFRYYLQLLFE, from the coding sequence ATGGTAAAAAAACGAAAAAATACAAGAGAACAGATTTTGGTAAACACCGAAGCTTTACTCCTAGAGCGAGGCTTTACAGGTACTTCGATTGATGAAATTCTTGCAGCAACGGGAATTACTAAAGGAGCATTTTTTTATCATTTCAAAAGCAAAGCAGAACTAGCTCGCGCCTTAGTAGAAAGATATGCAGCACAAGATTATCAACTGTTTGAGAAGTTTTCAAAGCGAGCCGATGAACTTAGTGACGATCCGCTCCAGTCAATGCTAATTTTCCTAAAATTATTTGAAGAATTTATTGAAGCACTCAACGAACCACCCGCAGGTTGTGTATTCGCTTCTTATATCTACGAAAGTCAACAGTTTGATCAAGAAATTAAGGAGTTCATTGCCGAGAGCTTCAAAAAGTGGGGAGCCATTTATGAACATCGCATTGAAAGAATTATGAAAAAATATACTCCGAAAGTGGAGGTCAATCCTACAGAGATGTCAGAAACAATTATGTGCATTATTGAAGGAGGATTTATCTTATCAAAATCGTTACAAGATGTAGAGTTGCTTGCCAGAACAACCAGGCAATTTCGCTACTATCTACAGCTATTATTTGAATAG